The following is a genomic window from Adhaeribacter radiodurans.
ACGAGCAACTCTACGACGATAAATTTTATAAAGCGCGTTACGGCGGCGTCATGTCGTCGGTGTTTGTACAGCGGCAGTTTTTTCAAAAAAGTTATTTTCGCATCGGGCCTTTGTTCGAAACACTCACGACTAACTATCGGGATAATTCTTTCCTAAATCAGCCCAACGGTGAATTACCGCCAGTAAATACCCAAAAGCAACAACTCATTGGTTTTAACACCGACTTTGTACTGGACTTACGCGATAAGCTTATTTTTACCCAGCGCGGCATTCGCATTCTGGTGCGGCACAATACTTATAAGCCCATCAAAAACAACATGAAAGCCTACGGCCTTACCGAAGGTTTTATCGATTATTACGCCACAGGCCGGGTTTATTTACCGGTAACCTTGGCGTTACGCTTGGGCGGCGGCCGCAACTACGGCGATAACTTGCCTTATTATAAATATACTACACTGGGCATGCGATCGAATTTACGGGGTTACGTAATTAACCGCTTTGCCGGCGACGCCAGCTTGTACGTAAACAGTGAAGTCCGTTTTCATTTGGGCGAGGTAGAAAGCGCCTTTTTGCCGTTTCGGTACGGCGGAATTGCTTTTTTTGACCGGGGCCGGGTTTGGTACCAGAATAAAAGCGAAGGCCGCTGGCACGATGGGTATGGTTTCGGATTTTACATTGCCCCGGTAGCCGAAAGATTTGCTTTTTCCATGCTATTGCAGCACTCCCGCGAAGAGTTGCTGCTGTTTTCTTTTGGGGCCGGTTTCCGGTTCGATCAGTAAAGTTTTTGTTCAGTTATCGTGTTAATTACTCACTATGGCGTGGAAGTTACTTCCGTGACTTGTATTTAGGTAAGTCACGGAAGTAACTTCCACGCCATAGTGAGTCCAAGTAAAGAGTAATAGCTACTCTTATGAGTCGATAAAGCTTATGGCTAAGGCTTACATATAAAGAAAGAGGTTACCGCATTGGAAACCTCTTTCTTTATAATTTTTAAATTTTATCGATTGTAGCCTCTTTCGTCCGGATGGTTCCGGCGAGAATTATCTTGTTCTCGTACCCGACCGCTTTTAGGGTCTTAGTGGCGTAGTTCTGGCCGCGGCTGCGGTTATTATTAGCTTTATCTAATCATCGCGGGCGGTGCGGTGGTCATCAAACCGGTAAGCACCCCGGTAGTTGCTATCCTCCCGGCTGTTATTATCGTTCTGGTATTCTTCTCTTCTTGGCTGATATTGATCTTCTCTTCTATTCATAGCTAGGGTATCTTAATAATGATACATCAAAAACTTACCTATAAAACGGTATTCGGGCTGGGTGGTTGGCAAAAATGCTATTTTATGACTTACATAACTTTTGAGTAAAAGAATATTTTTTGAGTTATATTTTGATGATACATAGTTTACCTGTTTATAACTAGTTCTTTACGCGTGGGCATTCTGCAATTTTGTAATTGCATTAAAAGAAAGAGTAAAATTTTAAATTTATTTAAAAATTACTATATTAATGGGGTGTTAAGCTAGTAAGATGTTGCGCTTACGGCAATAATTCTGGCTATTAATTGCCCCGGATTGATAGTAATAGAAATCTGATTCATTTTTAAATTAGCTGGTTAAAAGCATGGCCTGTTATGTAAAGATAATACTCTGGAGTTTGTCTGTGCTGCTCTTAAGCCTTATGGCCAAACAAGCTTTAGCCCAAACTGCCATCGATACCACCAATCTTTACCGCATTGAAACAACCGATGATAACGAGTATGTCGGTAAACTAATAACCGAAGATCCAACCGGTATTCAATTAAGGACCGAAAAGCTGGGTACTATTCGGATTGCGCGACCGGACATTAAAACTATAACTGCCGTAAATACTAAAAATTTAAAAAATGGTGCTTATTGGTTTGAAAACCCGCAAAGTACCCGGTATTTGTTCGCACCCAACGGCTACGGATTGCGGGCCGGCGAAGGGTATTATCAAAACATTACGGTAGTGGTAAACCAGATTAGCGTTGGCATTACTGATAATGTTTCGATTGGTTTGGGTACCGTACCATTGTTTCTGTTTGGGGCCTCTACGCCGGTTTGGGTGCTCCCCAAAGTTTCCTTTCCGGTAGTAAAAGATAAATTTAATGTGGGCGCCGGAGCATTAGTCGGTACGGTAATGGGCGAAGAATCTGCCGGGTTTGGTATTGTGTACGGTATTACCACTTTGGGTTCCCGCGATAAAAACATAAGTTTAGGATTGGGCTACGGTTATGCAGGCGGCGATTGGGCGCGTACGCCTACTCTTACCTTAAGCGGCATGCTGCGAACCGGCAACCGGGGATATCTGTTAACCGAAAATTACTTAATTGGCACTGCCGATGGTTCTATTGGGTTAATAACTTTTGGCGGCCGTCGAATTATTAAAAAAGTAGGCTTGGATTTTGGCTTAGTTCTTCCGGCTGGTTCTGAGATAGATAGTTTTATTGCTATTCCTTTTCTGGGTTTAACAGTACCCTTCGGACAAAAAACTACCCCCCAACCTTAGCAGTGCTTTGGAAAGAAGGAGCGGCAAAAATTTGAAAATTTTAAATTTTTGCCGCTGGTTAAACTTACAACAGAGCCGCTACAGATAGATCTTCGTCTAAATTATCCCAGGCAATACCAATGCCGTTACCAATCAATCGCCATTTGGCGCGGTCCTCGTCGGTGCAGGTACTTAGCTTCGGAAACCATTCCAGCGGAATACCTAACTCACGGCCATCGTTGAGCAAAACGTATAATTTATCTTGGGCGAACCAAACCTGGTTAGCGGTAATAGTTATTTTTTTACTTGCTGCTAAATTCATTCCACTTTGTTAAAAATAAGGATTGATGCTGTTGTACCAGGTTACGAATTTGACTTAGTTCGTTCGCGTTAAAGGCAAAAGAGGTAGCATGTTCTACCGGTGTCAGGTAGTACTTGGCATACGCGTTGTTTTTTTCTATGTGAATATGAGCAGGTTCCGTGGCTTCGTTGCTGAAAAAGAAAAAGCGCAAGCCATAGGTTTTTAAAATAGTTGGCATTTTTAGTCTGGTAAAATAAGGTACCTGGCCCGATAAATAATTGTTATTTTAAGGTAACAATCCGGACCAAACAACCAATAGGACGCTTGCTGCAAGAGCGCAAGAATGTATATAAAAGATTTGTAGTGGTGCTTGAAGATTTAAATTTGGGTGGCACCAGAGGTTTAACGAAAGTGTATCCGTGAAATTTTACCAATCGCTGCTGGCACCGCCGCCGCCGAAGGAACCTCCACCGAAGCCACCGAAACCACCACCGCCGCCGCCAAAGCCGCCGCCTCCACCGCCAAATGGTCCTCGGCCGGAAGAAAAATCACCAAATATGACCGGCGGGAAGAAACCACCGCCTAAGGTGCGCATGCCGCCACCCCGACCACCCCGGCCACCACCACCGCGCCGGCGCAAACTGAAAATAATAATTAAGGCCAGAATGCCAATAATAAGCCAGAAAGAACCGCTAGATTCGCCATCGCCACGGGTATCGCGTGGATCCGCTTTGTATTGGCCGCTAAAAATATCAATAATTAAATTGGTGGCTTCATCTAAACCCTGGTAGTAATTACCGGCTTTATAATTGGGTTTTAAGGTGTACTCAGTAATCCGCTTGGCTAAAGCATCGGGCAGTAACGCTTCCATGCCATAGCCGGTGGTAATATTAACTTTCCGGTCTTCTACCGATGTTAAAATTAAAAGACCATTGTTCTTATCTTTCTGACCAATTCCCCAGCTTTGTGCCAGCTTCACCGCAAAATCCGCAATTTCGTAAGGGCCAATGGACTTTACGTTCACAATAGTAACCTGGGTAGAAGTAGAATCATTGTAGTTCTTAAGCTTCAGTTCCAAGGCCTGTACTTCTTCCGGACTCAAAATACCCGCCATGTCGTTTACCAGCCGAGGCGGGTTTGGCCGGGGTGGAATACCGGCATTGTCCTGGCTCCAGGCCAAATGCAGACTAAAGAAGTATAGCAGCAGAAAAAAATATTTTTTCATAATGGGTAGCAGGTAGTAAGTATCAAGTACCAGGTAACAAGTATCAGAATAGCAATTTAATCCTGATTCTTATTACCTGATACCTGCTACTTTAATTCAATCTTTCCCGAAGGAAATGTCGTTTTGCAATTCGTTGGTATCAGCCGCATCGCCAGCGTAAGGAAAAAACGCTTTTAATTGTTCACCGGCCATTAAAACACCTTTGCTTAAGCCTTCGGCGTACTGGCCTTGTTTAAAATGCTGAATAACCAATGCCGTTACTTCTTGCCAGAAGTTAGGAGGTACTGCCGCGTTAATACCAGCATCGCCCAAAACAGCAAACTGATGACTTTTAAGGGCTACGTAAAATAAAACGCCGTTGCGCAGCTTAGTCTGGTGCATGTGCAGATAAGCAAATACCTCCGTACCCCGGTCGAGCACGTTGCCTTTACAGGTATTTTCAATGTGTACCCGAATTTCGCCGGAAGTATTTTTTTCGGCTTCCGCAATGGCTGCCACAATCTGGGCTTCGTCTTCCGCCGTTATATCTTCTTTCATGGTGAGTTGGAAAGTTAAAAAGTTAGAAGGTTAGAAAGTTGGATGAGAAGATTTTGAGTTTAGTTTAAGGATGAATAGGTTGAAAGTACATAACTGTTTTACTACCTACAGCAATCTTTTAATCTCTAATTTTTAACTTTTCAACTTTCCAACCTTCCAACTCAAAACTTAAAACTTAAAAAGTTACTGCTGGGGCACGTTGGGCGTTAGGATCGGCGGCGAAAGGCGTTTTGCGTTCGAAGCCAAACCAGCCGGCAAAAATATTTCTTGGGAACGAGCGGATGTACGTATTATAATCCTGTACGGCATTATTAAAGTTCATGCGTTCCACCGAAATCCGGTTTTCGGTTCCTTCTAATTGAGCCTGTAATTCCAGGAAGTTCTGGTTGGCTTTTAATTGCGGATAACTTTCTACGGTAGCCAGTAAACGCGACAACGAACCACTTAACTGAGCCTGTGCTGCCTGAAATTTCTGGATATTTTCCGGGGTTAAATCTTCTGGCTTCAGTTGAATTCGAGTAGCCTGAGAGCGGGCTTCGGTAACATCGGTTAAGGTTTTTTGCTCAAAGTTGGCGGCTCCTTTCACCGTATTAACCAGGTTCGGAACAAGGTCGGCACGGCGCTGGTAAGCGTTTTGTACCTGCGCCCATTTACCAGCTACATTTTCGTCTTTTGCTACCATATCGTTGTAGCCACACGACGTTTGAGAAGCCAGAATGATGAAGCCAAAGAAGTAAAGCAATAATCGTTTCATAGTTTTTTTTAATTTAAGTTCAGTGCTGAGCATTTAATTAAACAATAATAAGTAAAATTAACCAGATTATATTTGTCCGGAGGTTCTCCGGTAAAAGCCTGTGGCAAAAGCCGTTTTATGATCAATGCAGCTTAGCTTGCGTAAATACAATCAGGTTATTTTAGTTTTTACTAACCAATGTAGGTGCTCAACGAGGAGTATACGTATATTCCAGTAAATAATTTATATTTTCCGGTAGATGTTCCAGTAGTAAGAGCCAGGTTATTTGCTTTGTGTTGATTTTGAGATACATCTACTATAGCTTTTTTTAAATATTTTAAAATAAAGGCTGAAAGTAGGACGCTTGGGGATGAATTGAAATTTGAAAAATCAGCTGGTATTACCTTCAAACATCAGCTTTAAAATTACCAAGAAATAAAGAAGTAAGTATAAATAGGAAACGCACGAAAGCCTAAATCATAACTGCCCTATTTGTCCGGAGAGATAATTTTGAGAATGATTCGGAATAAGTAAAAAATATAAGAACACCTATATTCGTTAGTGCGTAAACAGGTACCCGGTTTTCTTACGTTAAACAATACGTTCACCTTAAACTCAATCCATGCTGAATAAAAAGCGGCAATTTTTTAAAAAAATTACGAGTGCGGCGGCTATGGCCGGAGTACTCTGCTTGATTGCCTGTTCCTCGGAAAAGAAAAATGAATCTGCTACGGAAAACAACAATACCGAAGAAGTAACAGCCACCAAAGCTAAAACCAAAGTCCCGGCAGCGCCCGCGGTTGGGCAGGTAAATGTTTTTATGGAGATTTCGGGGAGTATGAAAGGCTTTATGCCGGCCAGTAACGGCGGTCAGATTACCCAATTTCAGGAAACTCTGGATGCGTTACTGGCTACGGTGCAGCAAAATAACCAGTTAGGTAAGAAGCAATTCTACGAAGTTAGCGAGAAAATATCCCCAGCCGAGTACAGTCAGGTATCTAAACATTTGCGCTATGGGTTAGAGGCCACTGCCAGCAGTAGCACCATTCCAGCTATGTTAGATTCTATTATTTCGAATTACAGTCAGCCTAATGGTGTAAACGTGTTTATTTCGGACTTTATTTATGCGCCTGCTAATGGCCGGGCCGTAAATTTTGTGACCACTGATATTTACCAGGTAGTAGCGAAAGCCCAGCAACAAGGCCAGGCCGTTTCTATATTTGGGGTCACTTCTGACTTTAAAGGCACGTTTTACCCGGCCGTAAAAACTACTCGTAAAACCATACCCAATTGTTGCGACTCGGAGGTACCGTATTACTTATGGGTAATGGGTAAACCCGAGCAAGTGCAGCTCTTCAATCGCCAGATTATGGCGGGTAAATTTGTCGACGAGGTGCATATTGGTTTTGAATTTACAACGCCCGTCTATTCGGTGCTGGATAAATACCTACCGGTAGGTAATTGGTATTGCAACAGCAGCGATACGGGTTGCCGGGCAATTACCGTTAGTGATTTAAAAACTCCCTTAGAAATGGTAGTGGGGCTTAACTTAACATCATTACCGGCTTCTTACACCAACGAAGCTTATTTGAAGAAAAATTTAAAAATACAAGCCGAAAACTCCGACGCGCAAATTACCGGCATTTACACGGCGGCCCAATTCCGGACGCAGAAAGGCGTAGCGGGCGAGAATACCAATCCTTTAAAACCGTATTCACATTTTGTAAAAGTTAAATTTTCGAAAATGGCCGCTCCCGAAATAGAACTGCAACTAAGCTTACAAAACCAGCGGCCCGCC
Proteins encoded in this region:
- a CDS encoding DUF4160 domain-containing protein is translated as MPTILKTYGLRFFFFSNEATEPAHIHIEKNNAYAKYYLTPVEHATSFAFNANELSQIRNLVQQHQSLFLTKWNEFSSK
- a CDS encoding TPM domain-containing protein — protein: MKEDITAEDEAQIVAAIAEAEKNTSGEIRVHIENTCKGNVLDRGTEVFAYLHMHQTKLRNGVLFYVALKSHQFAVLGDAGINAAVPPNFWQEVTALVIQHFKQGQYAEGLSKGVLMAGEQLKAFFPYAGDAADTNELQNDISFGKD
- a CDS encoding TPM domain-containing protein, whose translation is MKKYFFLLLYFFSLHLAWSQDNAGIPPRPNPPRLVNDMAGILSPEEVQALELKLKNYNDSTSTQVTIVNVKSIGPYEIADFAVKLAQSWGIGQKDKNNGLLILTSVEDRKVNITTGYGMEALLPDALAKRITEYTLKPNYKAGNYYQGLDEATNLIIDIFSGQYKADPRDTRGDGESSGSFWLIIGILALIIIFSLRRRGGGGRGGRGGGMRTLGGGFFPPVIFGDFSSGRGPFGGGGGGFGGGGGGFGGFGGGSFGGGGASSDW
- a CDS encoding DUF2442 domain-containing protein, giving the protein MNLAASKKITITANQVWFAQDKLYVLLNDGRELGIPLEWFPKLSTCTDEDRAKWRLIGNGIGIAWDNLDEDLSVAALL
- a CDS encoding LemA family protein; translation: MKRLLLYFFGFIILASQTSCGYNDMVAKDENVAGKWAQVQNAYQRRADLVPNLVNTVKGAANFEQKTLTDVTEARSQATRIQLKPEDLTPENIQKFQAAQAQLSGSLSRLLATVESYPQLKANQNFLELQAQLEGTENRISVERMNFNNAVQDYNTYIRSFPRNIFAGWFGFERKTPFAADPNAQRAPAVTF